Below is a genomic region from Macaca thibetana thibetana isolate TM-01 unplaced genomic scaffold, ASM2454274v1 unplaced_scaffolds273, whole genome shotgun sequence.
ATCTCACTATAGGAAATGAAGGTGCGTTTATGGCTTCTTGAGTGAATTTAGATAAAAGATGACCACATAATAAGAAGAATGATTTTTCTTACTAGTCTGATACTCTGAGTaacaatcaaaaataattttcagactGCCTGTATGTGAGACCTTATTACAATGGCTGAGGACAGCAGAGAATCCTCTTTGGAAACAGAAAAGGATAGCGGGGGACAGAGAGTAGTGAAGACctccagagaagagaaaaaagctaACAACCCTAGAAATGCTTTTGATCCTGCAGAACTCTGCCACAATACAGGGTGATACTCCAGACTCCAAACACCATCATATTGGATTGTGTCCTTGACTCAGAACTGCAGTTACTTTACCCTACTTGTGGACCGAGAGAGACGATCAAGTAAAGGAGTAATGGAGGGCCTTCGAGGCAGTACATTTAGTGGAATAAGAGGGCTGACAACCTCCACACAAAAGTTTAGTTTGAAATAACTGCCACCACACAGGATGTCAGGCACTGGGACTGAGGACATAACAAAGAGGTTTATTTAAATCTGGAAGCATTATGATTTTCCCTAGCCTAAGGTGTTGATTGCCATCGTATAAATCCTCCTTTCtaataaaaaatgacatttcagaaCCAAATAGTGCTATACACATGAATAGTCAGAATTTAACTGGTTTATGTGCAGAGTAATGAAAGCGAGTTTTACTGGAAGAGTGAATTTGGAATTGTGTCTCCTGTCTGACTGTGCTCTTTTATCATCCTCCAGTCCACCCACAAATGAATTATCAGGCACGAACCTGGAGGCACATATCAATGAAAGGTGAGTTATGCAcacatgtgtctttatttatttaattataactgAGCGTAGACGTTTTCACACACAGGCACGTAAACaaatatatccatccatccatccatgcgtCCATCCATACACACTTCTCTCAACACACATCCACTAAGAACCCATGCACACAATGGAAACACACAACAAGGAGACAGATGGACGGACACTTGTGGAGTTT
It encodes:
- the LOC126947421 gene encoding phosphatidylinositol 3,4,5-trisphosphate 3-phosphatase TPTE2-like, yielding MCRVMKASFTGRVNLELCLLSDCALLSSSSPPTNELSGTNLEAHINESPDPNALEGVIIDRSSSDSAPTNELSGTNLEARINER